One window of the Melanotaenia boesemani isolate fMelBoe1 chromosome 14, fMelBoe1.pri, whole genome shotgun sequence genome contains the following:
- the lonp1 gene encoding lon protease homolog, mitochondrial produces MASYMKMVGVARQLHRTSALVGNYFRSGLVSHLTETTALNRFQSSRCYSSRATTHYTCNIPGNTAMTVNCRLTARPSRWVRVGAVHLAQTGVFTSTSRPFIVQGRMYGNRGSAAGFSGEDGGESAGSGGEESGGDGGAPYTGPQMTALTPMMVPEVFPNVPLIAVSRNPVFPRFIKIIEVKNTALMELLRRKVRLAQPYAGVFMKRDDTNESDVVESLDAIYSTGTFVQIHEMQDLGDKLRMIVMGHRRIRITRQLEVEAEDASTSPELSESEPESQLKPSIRRKSKRSRKEQPGSLTDQMEDKVSDADLSPELFPLPSSNILMVEVDNVQHEQFTVTEEVKALTAEIVKTIRDIIALNPLYRESVLQMMQAGQRVVDNPIYLSDMGAALTGAESHELQDVLEETNIPKRLYKALSLLKKEYELSKLQQRLGREVEEKIKQTHRKYLLQEQLKIIKKELGLEKDDKEAIEEKFRERLKDRTVPQHIMDVINEELNKLGLLDNHSSEFNVTRNYLDWLTSMPWGTNSEENLALERAKEVLEEDHYGMDDVKKRILEFIAVSQLRGSTQGKILCFYGPPGVGKTSIARSIARALNRQYFRFSVGGMTDVAEIKGHRRTYVGAMPGKIIQCLKKTRTENPLVLIDEVDKIGRGYQGDPSSALLELLDPEQNANFLDHYLDVPVDLSKVLFICTANVIDTIPEPLRDRMEMINVSGYVAQEKLAIAERYLVPQLRTLCGLTDEKASISADALSLLIRQYCRESGVRNLQKQIEKVFRKVAFCIVNGEQTSVTVTPDNLQQYVGKPVFTVDRMYDVTPPGVVMGLAWTALGGSTLFIETSLRRPSGGAEAKGEGSLEVTGQLGDVMKESAKIASTFARAFLMKHEPENNFLVNSHLHLHVPEGATPKDGPSAGCTIVTALLSLATNRSVRQNVAMTGEVSLTGKILPVGGIKEKTIAARRAGVTCIVLPDENRKDFSDLPDYITEGLEVHFVDHYNQIYPIVFAQN; encoded by the exons ATGGCCTCCTACATGAAGATGGTCGGAGTTGCTAGGCAGCTCCACAGAACTTCAGCTCTTGTTGGAAACTATTTCAGGTCCGGACTGGTTTCTCATCTGACGGAGACGACGGCCCTGAATCGGTTTCAGTCCTCACGGTGCTACAGTAGCCGCGCGACCACACACTACACGTGTAACATTCCGGGCAACACAGCAATGACAGTGAACTGTAGACTGACTGCACGACCCAGCCGATGGGTAAGGGTCGGGGCCGTTCATCTCGCTCAAACCGGCGTTTTTACGTCGACCTCTCGACCCTTTATTGTTCAAGGTAGGATGTACGGGAATCGAGGCAGTGCTGCGGGCTTCTCTGGAGAGGATGGTGGGGAGAGCGCAGGCTCTGGGGGGGAAGAGTCTGGAGGAGATGGGGGAGCACCTTACACTGGTCCTCAGATGACAGCTCTCACCCCCATGATGGTTCCGGAAGTCTTCCCAAACGTGCCTCTGATTGCTGTGAGCAGAAACCCGGTGTTTCCTCGTTTCATAAAGATCATAGAG GTAAAGAACACAGCACTGATGGAGCTGTTGAGAAGAAAGGTTCGTCTGGCTCAGCCTTATGCTGGCGTCTTTATGAAGCGAGATGATAC TAATGAGTCAGATGTGGTGGAGTCTCTGGACGCCATATACTCTACCGGGACCTTTGTTCAGATTCATGAGATGCAGGATTTGGGAGATAAGCTGAGGATGATCGTCATGGGACACCGCAG GATCCGGATCACAAGACAGTTGGAGGTGGAGGCCGAGGATGCGTCAACATCCCCCGAGTTGTCAGAGTCTGAGCCGGAGTCCCAACTCAAACCTTCAATAAGACGCAAATCCAAACGCAGCCGCAAGGAGCAGCCAGGTTCTCTGACAGACCAGATGGAGGACAAG GTTTCAGATGCAGACTTGAGTCCAGAGCTCTTTCCGTTACCTTCATCTAACATCCTGATGGTTGAAGTTGATAACGTCCAACACGAACAGTTTACTGTCACAGAGGAGGTCAAG GCTCTAACAGCAGAGATAGTGAAGACCATCAGAGACATCATCGCACTCAACCCTCTGTACAG AGAGTCGGTCCTTCAGATGATGCAGGCTGGTCAGAGAGTGGTTGATAATCCCATCTACCTCAGTGACATGGGAGCAGCTCTGACAGGAGCAGAGTCACATGAGCTGCAGGACGTCCTGGAGGAAACTAAT aTCCCAAAACGTCTCTATAAGGCTTTGTCTCTGCTAAAGAAGGAGTACGAGCTGAGTAAACTGCAGCAGCGCCTTGGCCGGGAG gtggaggagaagatcAAACAGACCCACAGGAAGTATCTGCTTCAGGAGCAGCTCAAGATCATCAAGAAG GAGCTGGGTCTGGAAAAAGATGACAAAGAAGCGATTGAAGAGAAGTTTAGAGAGAGATTAAAAGACAGAACTGTCCCTCAGCACATTATGGATGTCATCAATGAAGAACTCAACAAACTGGGCCTGCTGGACAACCACTCCTCAGAGTTCAA tgtaacCCGCAACTACCTGGACTGGCTGACCAGCATGCCCTGGGGCACCAACAGTGAAGAAAACCTAGCCCTGGAGAGAGCCAAAGAAGTACTGGAGGAAGACCATTATGGAATGGATGATGTTAAAAAACGCATACTG GAATTCATAGCGGTGAGTCAGCTTCGTGGCTCCACCCAAGGGAAGATCCTCTGTTTCTATGGTCCTCCAGGTGTAGGAAAGACCTCCATCGCCCGCTCCATTGCCAGAGCACTCAACAGACAGTACTTCAGGTTCAGCGTGGGAGGCATGACCGACGTGGCTGAAATCAAAGGACACAG GAGGACATATGTTGGAGCCATGCCTGGAAAGATCATCCAGTGTCTGAAGAAAACTAGGACTGAGAACCCTCTGGTGCTCATAGATGAG GTGGATAAAATAGGCCGTGGTTACCAAGGCGATCCATCGTCTGCGCTACTGGAGCTTTTAGACCCTGAACAGAACGCCAATTTCCTTGATCACTACCTGGATGTTCCAGTGGACCTGTCAAAG gttttatttatcTGCACAGCCAACGTGAttgacaccatcccagaacCTCTCAGAGACCGAATGGAAATGATCAATGTGTCTGGATATGTGGCCCAGGAGAAACTGGCCATCGCTGAG CGTTACCTGGTCCCTCAGCTTCGTACGCTCTGTGGCCTGACGGACGAGAAGGCCTCCATCTCTGCTGATGCCCTCAGTCTGCTCATCAGGCAGTACTGCAGGGAGTCTGGAGTCAGGAACCTGCAGAAACAAATAGAAAAG GTGTTCCGTAAAGTGGCGTTCTGCATCGTAAATGGTGAACAAACCTCTGTGACTGTCACCCCTGACAACCTGCAGCAGTATGTGGGTAAACCTGTTTTCACAGTGGACCGCATGTATGATGTCACGCCACCAGGAGTGGTCATGGGACTGGCGTGGACTGCTCTGG GAGGCTCGACGTTGTTCATTGAGACGTCACTGCGCCGGCCTTCTGGAGGAGCAGAAGCTAAAGGAGAGGGTTCACTTGAGGTCACAG GACAGCTTGGTGATGTTATGAAGGAAAGTGCAAAGATTGCTTCAACCTTTGCCAGAGCCTTCCTCATGAAGCATGAACCAGAGAACAACTTCCTGGTCAACTCTCACTTGCACCTGCATGTCCCTGAG GGGGCAACTCCCAAGGATGGGCCCAGCGCTGGCTGCACTATTGTCACAGCACTGTTGTCCCTGGCAACCAACCGGTCTGTGCGTCAGAACGTAGCCATGACTGGAGAGGTGTCACTAACAGGAAAAATCCTGCCAGTAGGAGGGATCAAAGAGAAAACTATAGCA GCTCGTCGTGCTGGTGTTACCTGCATCGTTCTTCCAGATGAGAACAGGAAGGACTTCTCTGACCTGCCAGACTACATTACAGAAGGCCTTGAAGTCCACTTTGTGGACCACTACAACCAAATCTACCCCATTGTGTTCGCACAGAACTAG
- the LOC121652877 gene encoding leucine-rich repeat-containing protein 24-like isoform X2, with translation MAVLLELLLSVLLLSPHIPASPSCPVGCRCYSLTVECGSTDLRNIPKHIAPSTQTIFLQDNAISQIRRQDLTLLKHLHYLYLQNNTISGVESGSFQDQGQLLELALNGNRIHLVTADMFQGLEHLRILYLSGNDITRLLDYTFRGLQRLQELHLQHNSIEMIADQALVGLSSLALLDLSRNNLHTIGPASLRPLVSLQVLRITDNPWRCDCALHWLRSWIDEEGQRLLSSAERRLVCIEPPRLSHLSLVEVPLNSLVCIPPLVQLEPRRLAVRLGESLRVSCHASGYPRPQVTWRKASQGKLVHSPRGLVQEFGAGGGVVGGPEEPSEQGRVSLQKTAGERFDPDTGSGMLFLSNVTVAHAGFYECEAWNAGGVARVTFQLAINSSSSSSIWASWSQVSSPYSPAWPRLRSHGPALGSDVSREPLYALGSMAFSALGAATQTAIAVGISLLALTALLLVAMIYSRHHQRDKEADGAEKEESILYVNDYSDGPTTFAQLEEYRDERGHEMYVLNRAKPVLPPAPQTVISTTNLGGPATSDTSSHTLSVGPGQTMSPTLIPNKQQQQQDSDIRTMRRMAGEGGEAEPVIPSEAEGMFLNHTGLFLESQIAYEIHC, from the exons atggctgtgctgctggagctTCTTCTTTCTGTACTGCTCCTGTCTCCACATATTCCAGCTTCTCCCTCCTGTCCTGTGGGCTGCCGCTGCTACAGCCTCACTGTGGAGTGTGGCTCCACTGACCTAAGGAACATTCCTAAACACATTGCTCCTTCCACTCAG ACTATCTTCCTCCAGGACAATGCAATTAGTCAAATCCGTCGACAAGACCTCACTTTGTTGAAGCACCTGCACTACTTGTATCTGCAg AACAACACCATCTCAGGGGTGGAGTCTGGCTCTTTCCAGGACCAGGGCCAGCTGCTGGAGCTGGCTCTGAATGGGAATCGGATCCATCTGGTGACAGCTGACATGTTCCAGGGACTCGAACATCTCCGTATTCTGTACCTGTCAGGAAATGACATCACACGGCTTCTTGACTACACCTTTCGTGGGTTACAg CGTCTGCAGGAGCTCcatttgcagcataacagcatAGAAATGATAGCAGACCAGGCCTTGGTTGGTTTGAGCTCTCTTGCTCTCCTGGATCTGAGCAGAAATAATCTTCACACCATTGGTCCTGCATCACTACGGCCTCTGGTTAGTCTGCAGGTGCTACGCATTACAG ATAACCCATGGCGCTGTGACTGCGCTCTCCATTGGCTCAGGAGCTGGATTGATGAGGAAGGTCAGCGGCTGCTCAGCTCTGCAGAGCGTCGTCTGGTCTGCATTGAGCCACCACGCCTCTCCCACCTCAGCCTGGTGGAAGTCCCACTCAATAGCCTAGTGTGTATTCCTCCACTGGTGCAGCTAGAGCCCAGGAGGCTGGCAGTGCGGCTGGGAGAGAGCCTCAGAGTGTCCTGCCATGCCTCTGGCTACCCTCGGCCACAG GTGACCTGGAGGAAGGCATCTCAGGGTAAACTGGTGCACTCTCCCAGAGGCCTGGTTCAGGAGTTTGGTGCAGGAGGAGGTGTAGTGGGAGGACCAGAGGAACCCTCAGAGCAAGGCAGAGTCAGCTTACAGAAGACTGCTGGGGAGCGCTTTGACCCTGACACTGGCAGCGGCATGCTGTTTCTCAGTAATGTGACGGTTGCACACGCAGGTTTCTATGAATGTGAGGCCTGGAACGCAGGAGGTGTGGCGAGAGTTACCTTTCAGCTCGCCAtcaactcctcctcctcctcctcgatCTGGGCCTCATGGTCTCAGGTGTCCTCACCGTACTCCCCTGCCTGGCCCCGACTGAGAAGCCACGGTCCTGCTCTGGGTTCGGATGTGAGCCGGGAGCCCCTGTACGCTTTGGGCAGCATGGCCTTCAGTGCTCTGGGAGCAGCCACACAGACCGCCATCGCTGTGGGTATCTCCCTGCTGGCTCTGactgctctgctgctggttgCTATGATCTACAGCCGACATCACCAACGAGACAAGGAAGCAGACGGGGCTGAAAAG GAAGAGAGCATCCTGTATGTAAACGACTACTCAGATGGTCCAACCACCTTTGCCCAATTGGAAGAGTACCGTGATGAACGCGGCCATGAAATGTACGTACTCAACAGAGCCAAGCCCGTGCTTCCTCCTGCTCCACAAACTGTTATCTCCACCACTAACCTGGGTGGCCCTGCAACATCTGACACCTCCAGCCACACCCTTTCTGTGGGGCCAGGACAGACCATGAGTCCCACTCTAATTcccaacaaacagcagcagcagcaggacagcGACATACGGACCATGAGGAGAATGGCAGGGGAAGGAGGCGAAGCGGAACCTGTGATCCCGTCAGAGGCTGAAGGAATGTTTCTTAACCACACAGGCCTGTTTCTGGAGTCTCAGATTGCTTATGAGATTCACTGCTGA
- the LOC121652877 gene encoding leucine-rich repeat-containing protein 24-like isoform X1, which produces MAVLLELLLSVLLLSPHIPASPSCPVGCRCYSLTVECGSTDLRNIPKHIAPSTQTIFLQDNAISQIRRQDLTLLKHLHYLYLQNNTISGVESGSFQDQGQLLELALNGNRIHLVTADMFQGLEHLRILYLSGNDITRLLDYTFRGLQRLQELHLQHNSIEMIADQALVGLSSLALLDLSRNNLHTIGPASLRPLVSLQVLRITDNPWRCDCALHWLRSWIDEEGQRLLSSAERRLVCIEPPRLSHLSLVEVPLNSLVCIPPLVQLEPRRLAVRLGESLRVSCHASGYPRPQVTWRKASQGKLVHSPRGLVQEFGAGGGVVGGPEEPSEQGRVSLQKTAGERFDPDTGSGMLFLSNVTVAHAGFYECEAWNAGGVARVTFQLAINSSSSSSIWASWSQVSSPYSPAWPRLRSHGPALGSDVSREPLYALGSMAFSALGAATQTAIAVGISLLALTALLLVAMIYSRHHQRDKEADGAEKQEESILYVNDYSDGPTTFAQLEEYRDERGHEMYVLNRAKPVLPPAPQTVISTTNLGGPATSDTSSHTLSVGPGQTMSPTLIPNKQQQQQDSDIRTMRRMAGEGGEAEPVIPSEAEGMFLNHTGLFLESQIAYEIHC; this is translated from the exons atggctgtgctgctggagctTCTTCTTTCTGTACTGCTCCTGTCTCCACATATTCCAGCTTCTCCCTCCTGTCCTGTGGGCTGCCGCTGCTACAGCCTCACTGTGGAGTGTGGCTCCACTGACCTAAGGAACATTCCTAAACACATTGCTCCTTCCACTCAG ACTATCTTCCTCCAGGACAATGCAATTAGTCAAATCCGTCGACAAGACCTCACTTTGTTGAAGCACCTGCACTACTTGTATCTGCAg AACAACACCATCTCAGGGGTGGAGTCTGGCTCTTTCCAGGACCAGGGCCAGCTGCTGGAGCTGGCTCTGAATGGGAATCGGATCCATCTGGTGACAGCTGACATGTTCCAGGGACTCGAACATCTCCGTATTCTGTACCTGTCAGGAAATGACATCACACGGCTTCTTGACTACACCTTTCGTGGGTTACAg CGTCTGCAGGAGCTCcatttgcagcataacagcatAGAAATGATAGCAGACCAGGCCTTGGTTGGTTTGAGCTCTCTTGCTCTCCTGGATCTGAGCAGAAATAATCTTCACACCATTGGTCCTGCATCACTACGGCCTCTGGTTAGTCTGCAGGTGCTACGCATTACAG ATAACCCATGGCGCTGTGACTGCGCTCTCCATTGGCTCAGGAGCTGGATTGATGAGGAAGGTCAGCGGCTGCTCAGCTCTGCAGAGCGTCGTCTGGTCTGCATTGAGCCACCACGCCTCTCCCACCTCAGCCTGGTGGAAGTCCCACTCAATAGCCTAGTGTGTATTCCTCCACTGGTGCAGCTAGAGCCCAGGAGGCTGGCAGTGCGGCTGGGAGAGAGCCTCAGAGTGTCCTGCCATGCCTCTGGCTACCCTCGGCCACAG GTGACCTGGAGGAAGGCATCTCAGGGTAAACTGGTGCACTCTCCCAGAGGCCTGGTTCAGGAGTTTGGTGCAGGAGGAGGTGTAGTGGGAGGACCAGAGGAACCCTCAGAGCAAGGCAGAGTCAGCTTACAGAAGACTGCTGGGGAGCGCTTTGACCCTGACACTGGCAGCGGCATGCTGTTTCTCAGTAATGTGACGGTTGCACACGCAGGTTTCTATGAATGTGAGGCCTGGAACGCAGGAGGTGTGGCGAGAGTTACCTTTCAGCTCGCCAtcaactcctcctcctcctcctcgatCTGGGCCTCATGGTCTCAGGTGTCCTCACCGTACTCCCCTGCCTGGCCCCGACTGAGAAGCCACGGTCCTGCTCTGGGTTCGGATGTGAGCCGGGAGCCCCTGTACGCTTTGGGCAGCATGGCCTTCAGTGCTCTGGGAGCAGCCACACAGACCGCCATCGCTGTGGGTATCTCCCTGCTGGCTCTGactgctctgctgctggttgCTATGATCTACAGCCGACATCACCAACGAGACAAGGAAGCAGACGGGGCTGAAAAG CAGGAAGAGAGCATCCTGTATGTAAACGACTACTCAGATGGTCCAACCACCTTTGCCCAATTGGAAGAGTACCGTGATGAACGCGGCCATGAAATGTACGTACTCAACAGAGCCAAGCCCGTGCTTCCTCCTGCTCCACAAACTGTTATCTCCACCACTAACCTGGGTGGCCCTGCAACATCTGACACCTCCAGCCACACCCTTTCTGTGGGGCCAGGACAGACCATGAGTCCCACTCTAATTcccaacaaacagcagcagcagcaggacagcGACATACGGACCATGAGGAGAATGGCAGGGGAAGGAGGCGAAGCGGAACCTGTGATCCCGTCAGAGGCTGAAGGAATGTTTCTTAACCACACAGGCCTGTTTCTGGAGTCTCAGATTGCTTATGAGATTCACTGCTGA
- the sass6 gene encoding spindle assembly abnormal protein 6 homolog isoform X1 → MEELFSKVLQVHVRCRDCEERKANVRVTIELQLTTSPVHKRDLLVRLTDDVDPYFLFNLSISEEDFQSLKMQQGLLIDFASFPQKFIDLLNLCCLEQESDNPRFLLQLTCQSSLLEGPVSFSVVETNAFKHLNHLSLRLVQGSDKEIKDYLATCLSTLKAEKQAVDMKLKKIEDDLSRQLSYAQQTLSEKTKELDKLRSEWTNQSSSLSSRHCQELQLEREKVLELQSRFQNETEHLRQELESTHQKSSQQLQSRVTELEGSCRELTEKKYKNESVIRDLKIKLVGSEEECQRLKQQVLSLRRENSTLDTEVHEKERLVSQLQMRVAVLEQESKDKELLMRRTKEVLEATQQQKESVEENAESKEVQLRKLEATVKSLSDELIKANGIIKKLQGEVRGLVGKIKVKNTVTVSQEKVLQDTSDKLQSVEKDLQSAQLQLSTKDEQISKLKEQLEITMQKLNESREVLKTNENVISWLNKQLNENQLSTKTQFPEPLENPSVLSTAPGLRVWPVSAQFYPQTGRTTASSVTFSPAEPTAVTQPDSAGLDPKYFGKKDVSIPLYTLSSNLPHRELPQRTKPSIASAYFSA, encoded by the exons GAAAGCAAATGTCCGCGTCACCATTGAGCTTCAGTTGACAACAAGTCCCGTACATAAAAGG gaTCTTCTGGTGAGATTAACTGATGATGTAGATCCATATTTTCTCTTCAACCTGTCTATATCAGAAGAAGATTTCCAAAG TTTAAAAATGCAGCAGGGCCTGCTGATAGACTTTGCATCATTTCCTCAGAAGTTTATTGACCTGCTGAACCTGTGCTGCTTAGAGCAGGAGTCAGACAATCCAAG GTTTTTACTGCAGTTAACATGCCAGTCTTCCCTGCTGGAAGGTCCTGTCAGCTTCAGTGTTGTAGAGACAAATGCATTCAAGCACCTGAACCACTTGAGTTTACGGCTGGTCCAAGGCTCTGACAAAGAGATTAAAGACTACCTGGCAACGTGTCTTTCTACTCTGAAG GCAGAAAAGCAGGCCGTCGacatgaagctgaagaagattgaagatgatctgagccGACAGCTGAGTTATGCCCaacag ACTCTATCAGAGAAGACTAAAGAGTTGGACAAACTGCGTTCAGAGTGGACAAATCAGAGCAGTTCTTTGTCCAGCCGGCACTGTCAGGAGTTACAGCTGGAGAGGGAGAAAGTTTTAGAG TTACAAAGCAGGTTTCAAAATGAGACTGAGCACCTGCGTCAGGAGCTGGAGAGCACTCATCAGAAAAGCAGCCAGCAACTGCAGAGCAGAGTCACAGAGCTGGAGGGCTCCTGCAGGGAGCTGACAGagaagaaatacaaaaatgagTCTGTCATCCGAGACCTGAAGATTAAACTAGTGGGTTCAGAGGAG GAATGTCAGCGTTTGAAGCAGCAGGTTCTCAGTTTGCGGAGGGAGAACAGCACTCTGGATACAGAGGTCCATGAAAAGGAGCGTTTAGTGAGCCAGCTGCAGATGAGAGTAGCCGTTCTGGAGCAGGAAAGCAAAGATAAGGAACTGTTGATGCGCCGCACAAAAGAGGTGTTGGAAGCAACTCAGCAGCAAAAG GAATCAGTGGAGGAGAATGCAGAAAGTAAAGAAGTTCAGTTAAGAAAACTTGAAGCAACAGTGAAATCATTGTCAGATGAGCTGATAAAG GCTAACGGTATCATCAAGAAGCTTCAAGGAGAGGTTCGAGGCCttgttggaaaaataaaagtcaaaaaCACTGTAACTGTGTCCCAGGagaaagttcttcaggacacATCAGACAAACTTCAGAGCGTTGAAAAGGATCTACAGAGTGCTCAGCTGCAGCTCAGTACCAAGGATGAGCAG ATTTCAAAACTAAAGGAGCAGCTTGAGATAACGATGCAGAAGCTAAATGAAAGCAGAGaggtgttaaaaacaaatgagaacG TTATAAGTTGGCTTAACAAGCAGCTAAATGAAAACCAGCTGTCCACAAAGACACAGTTTCCTGAGCCTCTGGAGAATCCTTCAGTTCTCTCCACAGCACCAGGACTGAGGGTATGGCCTGTTTCT GCACAGTTTTATCCTCAGACAGGCAGAACGACTGCATCCTCTGTGACGTTCAGTCCTGCTGAGCCGACAGCCGTCACACAGCC aGACTCTGCTGGCCTGGATCCTAAGTACTTTGGCAAGAAGGATGTTAGCATCCCGCTCTACACTCTATCATCCAATCTGCCTCACAGAG AGTTACCGCAGCGTACAAAACCCTCCATAGCCTCAGCGTACTTTTCTGCATGA
- the sass6 gene encoding spindle assembly abnormal protein 6 homolog isoform X2, protein MEELFSKVLQVHVRCRDCEERKANVRVTIELQLTTSPVHKRDLLVRLTDDVDPYFLFNLSISEEDFQSLKMQQGLLIDFASFPQKFIDLLNLCCLEQESDNPRFLLQLTCQSSLLEGPVSFSVVETNAFKHLNHLSLRLVQGSDKEIKDYLATCLSTLKAEKQAVDMKLKKIEDDLSRQLSYAQQTLSEKTKELDKLRSEWTNQSSSLSSRHCQELQLEREKVLELQSRFQNETEHLRQELESTHQKSSQQLQSRVTELEGSCRELTEKKYKNESVIRDLKIKLVGSEEECQRLKQQVLSLRRENSTLDTEVHEKERLVSQLQMRVAVLEQESKDKELLMRRTKEVLEATQQQKESVEENAESKEVQLRKLEATVKSLSDELIKANGIIKKLQGEVRGLVGKIKVKNTVTVSQEKVLQDTSDKLQSVEKDLQSAQLQLSTKDEQISKLKEQLEITMQKLNESREVLKTNENVISWLNKQLNENQLSTKTQFPEPLENPSVLSTAPGLRAQFYPQTGRTTASSVTFSPAEPTAVTQPDSAGLDPKYFGKKDVSIPLYTLSSNLPHRELPQRTKPSIASAYFSA, encoded by the exons GAAAGCAAATGTCCGCGTCACCATTGAGCTTCAGTTGACAACAAGTCCCGTACATAAAAGG gaTCTTCTGGTGAGATTAACTGATGATGTAGATCCATATTTTCTCTTCAACCTGTCTATATCAGAAGAAGATTTCCAAAG TTTAAAAATGCAGCAGGGCCTGCTGATAGACTTTGCATCATTTCCTCAGAAGTTTATTGACCTGCTGAACCTGTGCTGCTTAGAGCAGGAGTCAGACAATCCAAG GTTTTTACTGCAGTTAACATGCCAGTCTTCCCTGCTGGAAGGTCCTGTCAGCTTCAGTGTTGTAGAGACAAATGCATTCAAGCACCTGAACCACTTGAGTTTACGGCTGGTCCAAGGCTCTGACAAAGAGATTAAAGACTACCTGGCAACGTGTCTTTCTACTCTGAAG GCAGAAAAGCAGGCCGTCGacatgaagctgaagaagattgaagatgatctgagccGACAGCTGAGTTATGCCCaacag ACTCTATCAGAGAAGACTAAAGAGTTGGACAAACTGCGTTCAGAGTGGACAAATCAGAGCAGTTCTTTGTCCAGCCGGCACTGTCAGGAGTTACAGCTGGAGAGGGAGAAAGTTTTAGAG TTACAAAGCAGGTTTCAAAATGAGACTGAGCACCTGCGTCAGGAGCTGGAGAGCACTCATCAGAAAAGCAGCCAGCAACTGCAGAGCAGAGTCACAGAGCTGGAGGGCTCCTGCAGGGAGCTGACAGagaagaaatacaaaaatgagTCTGTCATCCGAGACCTGAAGATTAAACTAGTGGGTTCAGAGGAG GAATGTCAGCGTTTGAAGCAGCAGGTTCTCAGTTTGCGGAGGGAGAACAGCACTCTGGATACAGAGGTCCATGAAAAGGAGCGTTTAGTGAGCCAGCTGCAGATGAGAGTAGCCGTTCTGGAGCAGGAAAGCAAAGATAAGGAACTGTTGATGCGCCGCACAAAAGAGGTGTTGGAAGCAACTCAGCAGCAAAAG GAATCAGTGGAGGAGAATGCAGAAAGTAAAGAAGTTCAGTTAAGAAAACTTGAAGCAACAGTGAAATCATTGTCAGATGAGCTGATAAAG GCTAACGGTATCATCAAGAAGCTTCAAGGAGAGGTTCGAGGCCttgttggaaaaataaaagtcaaaaaCACTGTAACTGTGTCCCAGGagaaagttcttcaggacacATCAGACAAACTTCAGAGCGTTGAAAAGGATCTACAGAGTGCTCAGCTGCAGCTCAGTACCAAGGATGAGCAG ATTTCAAAACTAAAGGAGCAGCTTGAGATAACGATGCAGAAGCTAAATGAAAGCAGAGaggtgttaaaaacaaatgagaacG TTATAAGTTGGCTTAACAAGCAGCTAAATGAAAACCAGCTGTCCACAAAGACACAGTTTCCTGAGCCTCTGGAGAATCCTTCAGTTCTCTCCACAGCACCAGGACTGAGG GCACAGTTTTATCCTCAGACAGGCAGAACGACTGCATCCTCTGTGACGTTCAGTCCTGCTGAGCCGACAGCCGTCACACAGCC aGACTCTGCTGGCCTGGATCCTAAGTACTTTGGCAAGAAGGATGTTAGCATCCCGCTCTACACTCTATCATCCAATCTGCCTCACAGAG AGTTACCGCAGCGTACAAAACCCTCCATAGCCTCAGCGTACTTTTCTGCATGA